A single genomic interval of Streptomyces sp. 1222.5 harbors:
- the hemC gene encoding hydroxymethylbilane synthase produces the protein MTDKALRLGTRRSKLAMAQSGQVAEAVRRVTGRPVELVEITTYGDVSREALAQIGGTGVFVTALRDALLRGEVDFAVHSLKDLPTTQPEELALAAVPLREDPRDVIVARDALKFTDLPRGARVGTGSPRRMAQLNAYARAHALDIETVAIRGNVDTRIRYVRDGELDAVVLAAAGLNRIGRIDEVTDFLSVDTVLPAPGQGALAIECAADNADLIAALGELDDPFTRVAVTAERSLLAALEAGCSAPVGALADLLSDGQIVKEMRLRGVVGTTDGTRTVQLSTTGPVPQTHEQAMALGRELATEMLAQGAAGLMGERAQ, from the coding sequence ATGACTGACAAGGCACTGAGACTGGGGACCAGGCGCAGCAAGCTCGCCATGGCCCAGTCCGGGCAGGTGGCGGAGGCCGTCCGCCGGGTGACCGGCCGGCCCGTCGAGCTGGTCGAGATCACCACGTACGGCGATGTCTCCCGCGAGGCGCTGGCGCAGATCGGCGGCACGGGCGTCTTCGTCACGGCGCTGCGTGACGCGCTGCTCAGGGGCGAGGTCGACTTCGCGGTTCATTCGCTCAAGGACCTCCCGACCACCCAGCCCGAAGAACTCGCCCTGGCCGCCGTGCCGCTGCGCGAGGACCCGCGGGACGTGATCGTCGCCCGGGACGCGCTCAAGTTCACCGACCTGCCGCGGGGCGCCCGCGTCGGCACGGGTTCGCCGCGCCGGATGGCGCAGCTGAACGCGTACGCCCGTGCCCACGCGCTGGACATCGAGACGGTCGCGATCCGCGGCAACGTGGACACGCGCATCCGGTACGTCCGCGACGGCGAACTGGACGCGGTCGTGCTGGCCGCCGCCGGACTGAACCGGATAGGCCGGATCGACGAGGTGACCGACTTCCTGTCGGTCGACACGGTTTTGCCCGCCCCCGGCCAGGGGGCACTGGCGATCGAGTGTGCCGCGGACAACGCGGACCTGATCGCGGCGCTCGGCGAGCTCGACGACCCGTTCACCCGGGTCGCCGTGACCGCCGAACGGTCCCTGCTCGCCGCCCTGGAGGCCGGATGCAGCGCCCCTGTGGGCGCGCTGGCCGACCTTCTGAGCGACGGGCAGATTGTCAAGGAAATGCGCCTGCGCGGCGTCGTCGGCACGACCGACGGCACCCGCACGGTGCAGCTGTCCACCACCGGTCCCGTGCCCCAGACGCACGAGCAGGCGATGGCACTCGGTCGCGAACTCGCCACCGAGATGCTCGCCCAGGGCGCGGCCGGTCTGATGGGGGAGCGAGCACAGTGA
- a CDS encoding bifunctional uroporphyrinogen-III C-methyltransferase/uroporphyrinogen-III synthase: MSPTTLPAGLEHGHVTFLGAGPGDPGLLTLRAVEALSNADVLVAEHEVLDVIRTHARQGVSVVRTDADPSSVSPPGTGTPQLTVVDGTSTAAAAPAPARDAAHLVMEAARGGRRVVRAVSGDPGLDTYAAEEMLACVAAGVPFEVVPGVAAAVGVPAYAGVPLRDAQGADVRFVDARTASDRCWTEVGASDGTVVVSTTLDAVAAAAGELVSAGRKPDTPLTVTVAGTTTRQRTWTATLGTIAQTLKQAKVLPSPDGGRPVIAVVGERSAAAQRDQLSWFESKPLFGWKVLVPRTKEQAASLSDQLRSYGAVPHEVPTIAVEPPRTPQQMERAVKGLVTGRYEWIAFTSVNAVKAVREKFEEYGLDARAFAGIKVAAVGEQTAKALIAFGVKPDLVPSGEQSAAGLLEDWPPYDPVFDPIDRVFLPRADIATETLVAGLIELGWEVDDVTAYRTVRASPPPADTREAIKGGGFDAVLFTSSSTVRNLVGIAGKPHNVTVIACIGPATAKTAEEHGLRVDVMAPEPSVHKLAEALADFGRKRRAAALEAGDPVTRPSERRPGARRRRSTT; encoded by the coding sequence GTGAGCCCCACCACCCTTCCCGCCGGCCTCGAACACGGGCACGTCACCTTCCTCGGTGCCGGACCCGGGGATCCGGGACTGCTGACTCTGCGCGCCGTGGAGGCGCTGTCGAACGCGGACGTCCTGGTCGCCGAGCACGAGGTGCTCGACGTCATCCGGACGCACGCCCGGCAGGGCGTCTCCGTCGTGAGGACGGACGCCGACCCCTCCTCGGTCTCGCCGCCGGGCACGGGCACGCCGCAGCTCACGGTCGTTGACGGCACGTCAACCGCCGCCGCTGCCCCGGCCCCTGCCCGGGATGCCGCTCATCTTGTCATGGAGGCTGCGCGGGGCGGCAGGCGGGTCGTCCGTGCGGTGTCCGGGGACCCGGGACTTGATACGTACGCGGCCGAGGAAATGCTCGCCTGCGTCGCCGCCGGTGTGCCCTTCGAGGTCGTGCCCGGTGTGGCGGCGGCGGTCGGCGTGCCCGCGTACGCCGGTGTGCCGCTGCGCGACGCGCAGGGCGCGGACGTCCGGTTCGTGGACGCCCGTACCGCCTCCGACCGCTGCTGGACGGAGGTGGGCGCCTCGGACGGCACGGTGGTCGTCTCGACGACGCTGGACGCGGTGGCCGCCGCGGCCGGCGAGCTGGTCTCGGCGGGCCGCAAGCCGGACACCCCGCTGACGGTCACGGTCGCCGGTACGACGACCCGCCAGCGCACCTGGACGGCGACGCTCGGCACGATCGCGCAGACGCTGAAGCAGGCGAAGGTGCTGCCGTCGCCGGACGGCGGCCGGCCGGTGATAGCCGTGGTCGGCGAGCGTTCCGCCGCCGCCCAGCGCGACCAGCTGTCGTGGTTCGAGTCCAAGCCGCTGTTCGGCTGGAAGGTGCTCGTGCCGCGCACGAAGGAACAGGCGGCCTCGCTCTCCGACCAGCTGCGGTCCTACGGCGCCGTGCCGCACGAGGTCCCCACGATCGCGGTGGAGCCGCCGCGCACGCCCCAGCAGATGGAGCGGGCGGTCAAGGGCCTGGTCACGGGGCGCTACGAGTGGATCGCCTTCACGTCGGTCAACGCGGTGAAGGCGGTCCGGGAGAAGTTCGAGGAGTACGGCCTTGACGCTCGGGCTTTTGCGGGTATCAAGGTGGCTGCGGTCGGTGAGCAGACGGCGAAGGCGCTGATCGCCTTCGGCGTCAAGCCGGACCTGGTGCCGAGCGGGGAGCAGTCCGCCGCGGGTCTGCTGGAGGACTGGCCGCCGTACGACCCGGTGTTCGACCCGATCGACCGTGTCTTCCTGCCGCGTGCCGACATCGCCACCGAGACCCTGGTGGCCGGCCTGATCGAGCTGGGCTGGGAGGTCGACGACGTGACCGCCTACCGGACGGTCCGCGCGTCGCCGCCGCCGGCGGACACCCGCGAGGCGATCAAGGGCGGCGGCTTCGACGCGGTCCTCTTCACGTCCTCGTCCACGGTCCGGAACCTGGTCGGCATCGCGGGCAAGCCGCACAACGTGACGGTGATCGCCTGCATCGGCCCGGCCACCGCCAAGACCGCCGAGGAGCACGGCCTGCGGGTCGACGTGATGGCTCCCGAGCCGTCGGTGCACAAGCTGGCGGAGGCGCTGGCCGACTTCGGCAGGAAGCGCCGGGCGGCCGCGCTGGAGGCGGGCGACCCCGTCACCCGGCCCAGCGAGCGACGGCCGGGAGCGCGCAGGCGCCGGTCGACGACGTGA
- the hemB gene encoding porphobilinogen synthase codes for MTKYGSFPGTRPRRLRTSPVMRRMVAETRLHPADFILPAFVREGVSEPVPISAMPGVVQHTRDSLKKAALEAVEAGVSGIMLFGVPEESKKDGQGTVGTDPDGILQVALRDVRAEVGDDLLVMSDLCLDEFTDHGHCGVLDAEGRVDNDATLERYAEMAQVQADAGAHVVGPSGMMDGQIGVVRDALDQIGREDVAILAYTAKYSSAFYGPFREAVGSSLQGDRKTYQQDPANWRESLRELELDLAEGADMVMVKPAGPYLDIVARVADAVDVPVAAYQISGEYSMIEAAAEKGWIDRDRAIFETLTGIKRAGARNILTYWATEAAQKLR; via the coding sequence ATGACGAAGTACGGATCCTTTCCCGGTACGCGTCCCCGGCGGCTGCGGACCTCGCCCGTCATGCGGCGGATGGTCGCCGAGACGCGACTGCACCCCGCCGACTTCATCCTCCCGGCGTTCGTCCGGGAGGGCGTCTCCGAGCCGGTGCCGATCTCGGCGATGCCCGGTGTCGTGCAGCACACCCGGGACAGCCTGAAGAAGGCCGCGCTGGAGGCCGTCGAGGCCGGGGTCTCCGGGATCATGCTGTTCGGCGTGCCGGAGGAGAGCAAGAAGGACGGTCAGGGCACCGTCGGCACCGACCCGGACGGGATCCTCCAGGTCGCGTTGCGCGACGTGCGGGCCGAGGTCGGCGACGACCTGCTCGTGATGTCGGACCTGTGCCTGGACGAGTTCACCGACCACGGGCACTGCGGGGTGCTGGACGCCGAGGGCCGGGTCGACAACGACGCCACCCTGGAGCGGTACGCCGAGATGGCCCAGGTGCAGGCCGACGCCGGAGCCCATGTCGTGGGCCCCAGCGGGATGATGGACGGCCAGATCGGCGTGGTCCGCGACGCGCTCGACCAGATCGGCCGCGAGGACGTCGCCATCCTCGCCTACACCGCCAAGTACTCCTCCGCCTTCTACGGCCCCTTCCGCGAGGCCGTCGGCTCCTCGCTCCAGGGCGATCGCAAGACCTACCAGCAGGACCCGGCCAACTGGCGCGAGTCCCTGCGGGAGCTGGAGCTGGACCTCGCCGAGGGCGCCGACATGGTGATGGTCAAGCCGGCCGGACCGTACCTGGACATCGTCGCCCGGGTCGCGGACGCCGTGGACGTGCCGGTCGCCGCCTACCAGATCTCCGGTGAGTACTCGATGATCGAGGCCGCCGCCGAGAAGGGCTGGATCGACCGCGACCGCGCCATCTTCGAGACCCTGACCGGTATCAAGCGGGCCGGGGCGCGGAACATCCTCACCTACTGGGCCACCGAGGCGGCCCAGAAGCTGCGCTGA
- a CDS encoding PLP-dependent aminotransferase family protein → MTVTEPAPPTAPVPPLAERARSVGGSPVRDILAVTARPEVINFAGGLPAPELFDREGIAAAFRDVLAEAPARALQYSTTEGEPALRAALASRITAQGLPTAPDDLLITTGSQQALSLLATALLEPGDTVLVEDPCYLAALQVFGLAGARVVAVPGDEDGVDPEALAEAVRRERPKLLYLVPTFQNPTGRTMPAPRREAIAAVAARQGVWIVEDDPYGELRYDGERVPWIASFPGAADRTVLLGSFSKVMAPGLRLGWLRAPAGLRRACAVAKQAADLHTPTLNQLAACRYLGVLDAHVERVRAVYGARRDAMLAGLPGALPAGSRWSRPEGGMFLWARLPEAYDTVALLPRVVEQHVAYVPGAPFYAGEPDRSTLRLCFVTQTPEEIAEGLRRLGRGLSG, encoded by the coding sequence ATGACCGTCACCGAGCCGGCACCGCCCACCGCGCCCGTCCCGCCGCTCGCCGAGCGCGCCCGCAGTGTGGGCGGTTCGCCCGTGCGGGACATCCTCGCGGTCACCGCCCGCCCCGAGGTCATCAACTTCGCCGGCGGCCTCCCGGCACCGGAACTCTTCGACCGGGAGGGCATAGCCGCCGCGTTCCGGGACGTGCTGGCCGAGGCCCCGGCCCGGGCGCTGCAGTACTCCACCACCGAGGGCGAGCCGGCGCTCCGGGCCGCGCTGGCCTCCCGGATCACCGCCCAGGGGCTGCCCACCGCGCCCGACGACCTCCTGATCACCACGGGGTCCCAGCAGGCCCTGTCCCTGCTGGCGACCGCGCTGCTCGAACCCGGCGACACCGTCCTGGTCGAAGACCCCTGCTATCTCGCGGCACTTCAGGTGTTCGGCCTGGCCGGCGCCCGGGTGGTGGCCGTGCCCGGCGACGAGGACGGAGTGGATCCCGAGGCCCTGGCGGAGGCCGTCCGCCGCGAGCGCCCGAAGCTCCTCTACCTCGTCCCCACCTTCCAGAACCCCACCGGCCGGACGATGCCCGCGCCGCGCCGCGAGGCGATCGCCGCCGTGGCCGCCCGGCAGGGCGTGTGGATCGTCGAGGACGACCCCTACGGCGAACTCCGTTACGACGGCGAGCGCGTGCCCTGGATCGCGTCGTTCCCCGGCGCCGCGGACCGGACCGTCCTGCTCGGTTCGTTCTCCAAGGTGATGGCCCCCGGCCTGCGCCTGGGCTGGCTGCGCGCCCCCGCCGGGCTGCGCCGGGCGTGCGCGGTCGCCAAGCAGGCGGCCGACCTGCACACGCCCACCCTCAACCAGCTCGCCGCCTGCCGCTACCTGGGCGTGCTCGACGCCCATGTGGAGCGGGTGCGGGCCGTGTACGGCGCCCGCCGGGACGCCATGCTGGCGGGCCTTCCCGGTGCCCTGCCGGCCGGTTCGCGGTGGAGCCGGCCCGAGGGCGGCATGTTTCTCTGGGCGCGCCTGCCGGAGGCCTACGACACGGTCGCGCTGCTGCCGCGGGTGGTGGAGCAGCACGTCGCCTACGTCCCCGGCGCTCCCTTCTACGCCGGGGAACCCGACCGCTCCACCCTCCGGCTCTGCTTCGTCACACAGACGCCGGAGGAGATCGCGGAGGGGCTGCGCAGGCTGGGCCGGGGTCTCAGCGGCTGA
- a CDS encoding DUF4253 domain-containing protein, with product MATLPNPLPRLATDPSGRSLGLQLPPGRLFDLAQDGPWHEPLLWYAEKPAAPGTWKALGAPASRIGLLPVLVDLSDSSGSLQDWVFLPGETSYPGDHDAEDVLAEYWEEEAAYDEAAEDLAPFGRQWPGLAPPGALSADPDTRAAQVADALKSGRDAEIEEAHLALVPARRSADIPAAVGWTGPVNYEADVARICAVLRSWEDRFGIRVVALGPDTLIVSVAAPPTTREAAEAVAAEHFAFCPDTALEDGPDPLRAYAKDLVGSHTWTFWWD from the coding sequence ATGGCGACTCTTCCCAATCCGCTGCCCCGGCTGGCCACCGACCCCAGCGGGCGTTCCCTGGGGCTGCAACTGCCGCCCGGCAGGCTGTTCGACCTGGCTCAGGACGGGCCGTGGCACGAACCGCTGCTGTGGTACGCGGAGAAGCCGGCCGCGCCGGGGACCTGGAAGGCCCTCGGCGCCCCGGCGTCCCGCATCGGTCTGCTGCCGGTGCTCGTGGACCTGAGCGATTCCTCGGGCAGCCTCCAGGACTGGGTGTTCCTGCCCGGCGAGACGTCCTACCCGGGCGACCACGACGCCGAGGACGTCCTCGCGGAGTACTGGGAGGAGGAGGCGGCCTACGACGAAGCCGCCGAGGACCTCGCCCCGTTCGGGCGGCAGTGGCCCGGCCTCGCACCGCCCGGCGCCCTCTCCGCCGACCCGGACACCCGCGCCGCGCAGGTCGCCGACGCGCTGAAGAGCGGCCGGGACGCCGAGATCGAGGAGGCGCACCTCGCCCTGGTCCCCGCGCGCCGGTCCGCCGACATCCCCGCGGCCGTCGGCTGGACCGGCCCGGTCAACTACGAGGCGGACGTGGCGCGTATCTGCGCGGTGCTGCGTTCCTGGGAGGACCGGTTCGGCATACGGGTCGTGGCCCTCGGCCCGGACACCCTGATCGTCTCCGTCGCCGCTCCGCCGACCACCCGGGAGGCCGCCGAGGCCGTGGCGGCGGAGCACTTCGCGTTCTGCCCGGACACCGCTCTGGAGGACGGGCCGGACCCGCTGCGCGCCTACGCCAAGGACCTCGTCGGCAGCCACACCTGGACCTTCTGGTGGGACTGA
- the argS gene encoding arginine--tRNA ligase, which yields MASVTSLSDSVQQHLASALSATLPEAAGADPLLRRSDRADFQANGILALAKKAKANPRELATQVVSQVVAGDVIKDVEVSGPGFLNITIADKAITENLAARYADETGRLGVPYAGHPGTTVIDYAQPNVAKEMHVGHLRSAVIGDAVVQLLEFTGENVVRRHHIGDWGTQFGMLIQYLDEHPHELDHKDARVTGEEAMSNLDRLYKAARGKFDSDEEFKTRARRRVVDLQAGDPQTLAMWQKFVDESKIYFFSVFEKLDMEIQDPDIVGESGYNDMLADTCRMLEESGVAVRSEGALCVFFEDVKGPDGKPVPLIVQKSDGGYGYAATDLSAIRDRVFNLKASTLLYVVDARQALHFKMVFETARRAGWLNDDVKAHQLAFGTVLGKDGKPFKTRAGETVKLQDLLDEAVERATAVVREKAEKVGLTEREITENGRYVGIGAVKYADLSTSAVRDYKFDLDQMVSLNGDTSVYLQYAYARVQSILRKAGEARPAAHPELELAPAERALGLHLDQFAETVLEVAADYEPHKLAAYLYQLASLLTTFYDQCPVLKADTAEQVENRLFLVDLTARTLHRGMALLGIRTPEKL from the coding sequence ATGGCCTCGGTCACGTCCCTCAGCGATTCCGTCCAGCAGCACCTCGCGTCCGCCCTCTCGGCCACCCTGCCGGAGGCCGCCGGCGCGGACCCGCTGCTGCGACGAAGCGACCGGGCCGACTTCCAGGCCAACGGCATCCTGGCGCTGGCCAAGAAGGCGAAGGCCAACCCCCGGGAGCTGGCGACCCAGGTCGTCTCCCAGGTGGTGGCGGGCGACGTGATCAAGGACGTCGAGGTCTCCGGCCCCGGCTTCCTCAACATCACGATCGCGGACAAGGCGATCACCGAGAACCTCGCCGCGCGGTACGCGGACGAGACCGGCCGCCTCGGCGTGCCGTACGCCGGGCACCCCGGCACGACGGTGATCGACTACGCGCAGCCGAACGTGGCCAAGGAGATGCACGTCGGCCACCTGCGGTCGGCGGTGATCGGCGACGCGGTGGTGCAGCTGCTGGAGTTCACCGGCGAGAACGTGGTGCGCCGCCACCACATCGGCGACTGGGGCACCCAGTTCGGCATGCTCATCCAGTACCTGGACGAGCACCCGCACGAGCTGGACCACAAGGACGCCCGGGTGACCGGCGAGGAGGCGATGTCGAACCTCGACCGCCTCTACAAGGCCGCGCGGGGGAAGTTCGACTCCGACGAGGAGTTCAAGACGCGCGCCCGCCGCCGGGTGGTGGACCTCCAGGCCGGCGACCCGCAGACGCTCGCCATGTGGCAGAAGTTCGTGGACGAGTCGAAGATCTACTTCTTTTCCGTCTTCGAGAAGCTGGACATGGAGATCCAGGACCCCGACATCGTCGGCGAGTCCGGTTACAACGACATGCTGGCCGACACCTGCCGGATGCTGGAGGAGTCGGGTGTCGCCGTCCGCTCCGAGGGCGCGCTGTGCGTGTTCTTCGAGGACGTCAAGGGCCCCGACGGCAAGCCGGTGCCGCTGATCGTGCAGAAGTCGGACGGCGGTTACGGCTACGCGGCCACCGACCTGTCCGCGATCCGCGACCGCGTCTTCAACCTGAAGGCGAGCACGCTGCTGTACGTGGTGGACGCCCGGCAGGCCCTGCACTTCAAGATGGTCTTCGAGACCGCCCGCCGGGCCGGCTGGCTGAACGACGACGTCAAGGCGCACCAGCTGGCCTTCGGCACGGTCCTCGGCAAGGACGGCAAGCCGTTCAAGACGCGTGCCGGTGAGACGGTCAAGCTCCAGGACCTGCTGGACGAGGCCGTCGAGCGGGCCACCGCCGTCGTCCGCGAGAAGGCCGAGAAGGTCGGTCTGACGGAGCGGGAGATCACCGAGAACGGCCGCTACGTCGGTATCGGCGCGGTGAAGTACGCGGACCTGTCGACCTCCGCGGTCCGGGACTACAAGTTCGACCTGGACCAGATGGTCTCGCTGAACGGCGACACGTCCGTCTACCTCCAGTACGCGTACGCTCGCGTCCAGTCCATCCTGCGCAAGGCGGGCGAGGCCCGCCCGGCCGCCCACCCGGAGCTGGAACTGGCCCCCGCGGAGCGCGCTCTCGGCCTGCACCTGGACCAGTTCGCGGAGACGGTCCTGGAGGTCGCGGCGGACTACGAGCCGCACAAGCTGGCCGCGTACCTGTACCAGCTGGCGTCGCTGCTGACGACCTTCTACGACCAGTGCCCGGTCCTGAAGGCCGACACCGCGGAGCAGGTGGAGAACCGCCTCTTCCTGGTCGACCTCACCGCCCGCACCCTGCACCGGGGCATGGCCCTGCTGGGCATCAGGACCCCCGAGAAGCTCTGA
- the lysS gene encoding lysine--tRNA ligase, whose protein sequence is MPIVAQSTETTDWVSRFADEVIEESERRAPGKPVVVASGLSPSGPIHLGNLREVMTPHLVADEIRRRGHQVRHLISWDDYDRYRKVPAGVAGIDDSWAEHIGKPLTSVPAPEGSAYPNWAEHFKAVMVQALAELGVEFDGISQTEQYTSGVYREQVLHAMRHRGDIDAILAQYRTKKAPKKQQQKAVDDAELEAEEGSGAAAEDDGSSGSAGYFPYKPYCGGCGKDLTTVTSYDDETTELAYTCSACGFAETVRLSEFNRGKLVWKVDWPMRWAYEGVIFEPSGVDHSSPGSSFQVGGQIVGIFGGKQPIGPMYAFVGISGMAKMSSSRGGVPTPADALTIMEPQILRWLYARRRPNQSFKIAFDQEIQRLYDEWDKLAAKVADGSALPGDVAAYTRAVGTAAGELPKTSRPLPYRTLASVADITAGHEDQALRILSELDPEQPLGSLDEVRPRYDRAEAWINTHVSADQRTIVRDEPDAELLKSLDEASQQSVRLLLDGLAEHWSLDGLTHLVYGVPKVQAGFAADATPKELPPEIKTAQRTFFALLYHLLVGRDTGPRLPTLLLAVGQDRVRELLGQ, encoded by the coding sequence GTGCCGATCGTGGCTCAGAGCACCGAGACCACCGACTGGGTCTCCCGTTTCGCGGATGAGGTCATCGAGGAGTCGGAGCGTCGGGCCCCGGGCAAACCGGTCGTCGTCGCGTCCGGCCTCTCCCCGTCCGGGCCCATCCACCTCGGCAACCTGCGTGAGGTCATGACCCCGCACCTGGTCGCCGACGAGATCCGCCGCCGCGGCCACCAGGTCCGGCATCTCATCTCCTGGGACGACTACGACCGGTACCGCAAGGTCCCGGCCGGTGTCGCGGGCATCGACGACTCCTGGGCCGAGCACATCGGCAAGCCGCTGACCTCGGTGCCGGCGCCCGAGGGCTCCGCGTACCCGAACTGGGCCGAGCACTTCAAGGCCGTGATGGTGCAGGCGCTGGCCGAACTGGGCGTCGAGTTCGACGGGATCAGCCAGACCGAGCAGTACACCTCGGGCGTCTACCGCGAGCAGGTTCTGCACGCCATGCGGCACCGCGGCGACATCGACGCGATCCTCGCCCAGTACCGCACGAAGAAGGCCCCGAAGAAGCAGCAGCAGAAGGCCGTGGACGACGCCGAGCTGGAGGCCGAGGAGGGCTCGGGCGCCGCGGCCGAGGACGACGGCAGCTCCGGCTCCGCCGGGTACTTCCCGTACAAGCCGTACTGCGGCGGCTGCGGGAAGGACCTGACCACGGTCACCTCGTACGACGACGAGACCACCGAGCTGGCGTACACCTGCTCCGCGTGCGGCTTCGCGGAGACCGTCCGGCTCAGCGAGTTCAACCGCGGCAAGCTGGTCTGGAAGGTCGACTGGCCGATGCGGTGGGCGTACGAGGGCGTGATCTTCGAGCCGAGCGGGGTCGACCACTCCTCGCCCGGGTCGTCGTTCCAGGTCGGCGGGCAGATCGTCGGCATCTTCGGCGGCAAGCAGCCGATCGGCCCGATGTACGCCTTCGTCGGCATCTCCGGCATGGCGAAGATGTCGTCCTCGCGCGGTGGCGTGCCCACCCCCGCGGACGCGCTCACGATCATGGAGCCGCAGATCCTGCGGTGGCTGTACGCGCGCCGGCGGCCCAACCAGTCCTTCAAGATCGCCTTCGATCAGGAGATCCAGCGGCTCTACGACGAGTGGGACAAGCTCGCGGCCAAGGTCGCCGACGGTTCCGCCCTGCCGGGTGACGTGGCCGCGTACACCCGTGCCGTCGGCACCGCCGCCGGTGAGCTGCCGAAGACGTCGCGTCCGCTGCCGTACCGCACGCTCGCGTCCGTCGCCGACATCACCGCCGGACACGAGGACCAGGCCCTGCGCATCCTCTCCGAACTGGACCCGGAGCAGCCGCTCGGCTCCCTGGACGAGGTCCGGCCGCGCTACGACCGCGCCGAGGCGTGGATCAACACCCACGTCTCCGCCGACCAGCGGACCATCGTGCGCGACGAGCCCGACGCCGAGCTGCTGAAGTCCCTCGACGAGGCGTCCCAGCAGTCCGTGCGGCTGCTGCTCGACGGGCTCGCCGAGCACTGGTCGCTGGACGGGCTCACCCACCTGGTCTACGGCGTGCCCAAGGTGCAGGCCGGGTTCGCCGCCGACGCCACGCCCAAGGAGCTGCCGCCGGAGATCAAGACGGCCCAGCGGACCTTCTTCGCCCTGCTCTACCACCTGCTGGTGGGGCGGGACACCGGGCCCCGGCTGCCCACGCTGCTTCTGGCGGTCGGGCAGGACCGGGTGCGCGAGCTGCTCGGGCAGTAG
- a CDS encoding DUF2637 domain-containing protein has product MHRVLIGVVVSGALIIAGIGFAGSYAAVRELAIKKGFGNFSYVFPIGIDAGICVLLALDLLLTWIRIPFPLLRQTAWLLTAATIAFNGAAAWPDPLGVGMHAVIPVLFVVAVEAARHAIGRIADITADKHMEGVRITRWLLSPVPTFLLWRRMKLWELRSYDQVIKLEQERLVYQARLRSRFGRAWRRKAPVESLMPLRLARYGVPLAETAPAGLLAAGIEPAVLPVVTRQPQLVAADAAVDGPAGAGARDGAGVPIPRQAGAPGQQRPEPPVDEQSPWFQSQREIEYHGGYDPAYEPPPEALYEPEEQYEDWYEEQVPERFQQPSPEETGSFPIPVTAHRTRELGEGGGTPEPEPTEEDFYLVFRKSIDGSYPTPAQFKDDVEATFGMALPKGEAERMVNRFANRHTAELQEDHIA; this is encoded by the coding sequence ATGCACCGCGTTCTCATCGGCGTTGTCGTGTCCGGTGCGTTGATCATCGCCGGTATCGGCTTCGCCGGTTCGTACGCGGCCGTCCGTGAGCTGGCCATCAAGAAGGGCTTCGGGAACTTCTCGTATGTGTTCCCGATCGGCATCGACGCGGGCATCTGCGTCCTCCTCGCCCTCGACCTGCTCCTGACCTGGATCCGCATCCCGTTCCCGCTCCTGCGTCAGACGGCCTGGCTCCTGACGGCGGCGACGATCGCCTTCAACGGAGCCGCCGCCTGGCCGGACCCGCTGGGCGTGGGCATGCACGCGGTGATCCCGGTGCTCTTCGTGGTCGCCGTCGAGGCGGCCCGCCACGCCATCGGCCGGATCGCGGACATCACGGCCGACAAGCACATGGAGGGCGTCCGCATCACCCGCTGGCTGCTCTCGCCGGTCCCCACCTTCCTCCTGTGGCGCCGCATGAAGCTGTGGGAGCTGCGCTCCTACGACCAGGTGATCAAGCTGGAGCAGGAGCGGCTCGTCTACCAGGCGCGGCTGCGCTCCCGCTTCGGCCGCGCCTGGCGCCGCAAGGCTCCGGTGGAGTCGCTGATGCCGCTGCGGCTGGCCCGCTACGGGGTCCCGCTGGCGGAGACGGCCCCGGCGGGCCTGCTGGCGGCGGGCATCGAACCGGCGGTGCTGCCGGTGGTCACGCGGCAGCCGCAGCTCGTGGCGGCCGACGCGGCCGTGGACGGCCCCGCGGGCGCGGGCGCCCGCGACGGCGCCGGGGTGCCGATACCGCGGCAGGCGGGGGCTCCCGGTCAGCAGCGCCCCGAGCCGCCGGTGGACGAGCAGAGCCCCTGGTTCCAGTCCCAGCGCGAGATCGAGTACCACGGCGGCTACGACCCCGCCTACGAACCGCCCCCCGAGGCGCTGTACGAGCCCGAGGAGCAGTACGAGGACTGGTACGAGGAGCAGGTTCCGGAGCGGTTCCAGCAGCCCTCCCCGGAGGAGACCGGCAGCTTCCCGATCCCGGTGACCGCCCACCGCACCCGGGAGCTCGGCGAGGGCGGCGGCACTCCGGAGCCGGAGCCGACCGAGGAGGACTTCTACCTGGTCTTCCGCAAGTCGATCGACGGCAGCTACCCGACCCCCGCCCAGTTCAAGGACGACGTCGAGGCGACCTTCGGCATGGCGTTGCCGAAGGGCGAGGCCGAACGGATGGTCAACCGCTTCGCCAACCGCCACACCGCGGAACTCCAGGAGGACCACATCGCCTGA